In Acropora muricata isolate sample 2 chromosome 11, ASM3666990v1, whole genome shotgun sequence, one DNA window encodes the following:
- the LOC136889588 gene encoding uncharacterized protein, with amino-acid sequence MGHIDDSLLIAQTHNDCVNNIHDTVDLFTKLGFIVHPEKSILKPTQEIEFLGFIINSLTMTVRLSASKSIKVQKACQDLVKSKYVTVRHVAHVIGLLVSSLPAVQFGALYYRRLELNKITALRQNQGDYDAVMNLSEHSKAELLWWINNITQSQRPLITSNPDLILTTDASLLGWGAVLNGMETGGHWSSAEQGFHINYLEMKAILLGLKSFCPNTHDTHICVQSDNTTAVTYISTMGGVKSETCNDMALQIWEWCIARQIWLSARHIPGSQNIQADTASRVFKDSVEWSLSNEVFQSLLSHWGPFHMDMFASRLNYKFDSPMPDENRERPSHRSTDCTLLDNTVLVHTSVEPSSRQPTASSSVRQLVTIASHRGTTPPSKENEITGRQTIGTSLLQRDVSHKATEIIMHSWADASLKQYKPYLQTWTQLCSEWKIDPYDPPLTRVLDFLTSLFERGLKYDAINTAKSAISAITEPKHGLTLGSQPLISRFMKGVFRSRPPIPRYEATWDVQVVLSHLASFAPVNQLDIKSLTHKLVMLVALVSAQRMQSIHLLDLQLMKTGTDMVEFAFPTHIKQSRPGYKHPSLQLKAYPTDPGLCVVTHLREYIARTQELRGSESKLLISYIRPHHAVSKDTIARWVRTVMMGAGLDVAIFKPHSTRSAATSKAKRECVPLTDILKHAGWSNHRTFDRFYNKPVVKDSTFADSVLKID; translated from the exons ATGGGTCATATCGACGACTCATTACTCATTGCTCAGACTCACAATGATTGTGTAAACAATATCCATGACACAGTTGACTTATTCACCAAACTCGGCTTCATTGTGCACCCAGAGAAATCAATTTTGAAACCAACTCAAGAAATAGAGTTCCTTGGATTCATAATTAATAGTCTTACCATGACAGTCCGACTATCAGCTTCTAAATCTATAAAAGTACAGAAAGCTTGCCAAGACCTGGTTAAAAGCAAGTATGTCACTGTACGGCATGTGGCCCATGTGATAGGCCTTTTGGTCTCTAGCCTTCCTGCAGTACAATTTGGGGCACTGTATTACAGGAGGTTAGAGCTAAATAAGATTACTGCCCTCCGACAAAACCAGGGTGACTATGATGCTGTAATGAACCTATCTGAACATTCCAAGGCTGAATTGTTATGGTGGATAAACAATATCACTCAGTCACAAAGACCCCTTATCACGAGTAACCCTGACCTCATCCTAACCACAGATGCTTCACTTTTGGGTTGGGGAGCAGTTTTAAATGGGATGGAAACTGGTGGGCACTGGAGTTCTGCGGAACAAGGTTTTCATATAAACTACCTAGAAATGAAAGCCATATTACTGGGTTTGAAATCCTTTTGTCCAAATACCCATGATACCCACATCTGCGTACAGTCTGATAATACTACTGCTGTGACCTACATCAGTACTATGGGTGGTGTAAAATCAGAGACCTGTAATGACATGGCCCTTCAGATTTGGGAGTGGTGCATAGCTCGACAAATTTGGCTAAGTGCTAGGCACATTCCTGGATCTCAAAACATCCAAGCTGACACAGCCTCACGAGTATTCAAAGATTCAGTTGAATGGTCATTGTCAAACGAAGTGTTTCAATCCCTTCTTAGTCATTGGGGCCCCTTTCATATGGATATGTTTGCATCAAGACTTAATTATAAA TTTGATTCCCCGATGCCTGACGAAAATAGAGAACGACCAAGCCACAGGAGTACTGATTGTACCCTATTGGACAACACAGTCTTGGTTCACACCTCTGTTGAACCTTCTAGTAGACAACCCACTGCTTCTTCCTCAGTCAGACAACTTGTTACTATTGCCTCACACCGGGGAACAACACCCCCTTCGAAGGAAAATGAGATTACTGGCAGGCAAACTATCGGGACAAGCCTCCTGCAGAGAGATGTTTCTCACAAAGCAACCGAAATCATCATGCATTCCTGGGCAGATGCCTCCCTCAAGCAATACAAGCCTTACCTCCAAACCTGGACCCAGTTGTGTAGTGAATGGAAGATTGATCCTTATGATCCACCTCTAACTCGAGTCCTGGATTTTCTTACCTCCCTTTTTGAAAGAGGCCTTAAGTATGATGCCATCAATACCGCTAAGTCAGCAATATCGGCCATAACTGAACCCAAACACGGTCTTACACTCGGAAGCCAACCTCTAATCTCGAGGTTTATGAAAGGTGTGTTTCGAAGCAGACCCCCTATCCCTCGTTATGAAGCTACTTGGGATGTTCAAGTGGTCTTATCTCATCTAGCCTCTTTTGCTCCAGTAAACCAGTTGGACATTAAATCCCTTACCCATAAACTTGTTATGTTAGTGGCACTGGTCTCGGCACAGAGAATGCAGAGTATCCATTTACTTGACTTACAGTTGATGAAAACAGGAACTGATATGGTTGAGTTTGCGTTTCCAACACACATTAAACAAAGCCGACCTGGTTATAAACATCCATCACTTCAGCTGAAAGCTTATCCCACAGACCCTGGATTGTGCGTTGTCACTCACCTGAGGGAATATATTGCAAGGACTCAGGAACTACGAGGATCGGAGAGCAAGTTGCTTATAAGCTATATACGACCTCATCATGCCGTGTCTAAAGACACCATAGCTCGTTGGGTGCGTACTGTCATGATGGGTGCTGGACTGGATGTCGCCATATTTAAACCACATAGCACACGATCTGCTGCAACATCGAAAGCCAAGAGGGAATGTGTCCCTCTCACTGACATATTGAAGCATGCTGGGTGGTCCAACCACCGAACATTTGACAGATTTTACAACAAACCAGTTGTGAAAGACTCTACCTTTGCAGACTCTGTTCTTAAAATTGACTGA
- the LOC136890877 gene encoding uncharacterized protein: MSASREDERNSQEDKNSSQEVGIGALAGILQGIQTSLADLSAATKSQSAAFQSLHEDLLLREDSSEEHKDNDSGETSTVDPTNVVTALLASSGDGVNCQPTTSQASSDTEQKSDLLDSLTQAFISSVKKSPPIATQIADLIDNILSGKLSSDTVKERGEKYFPPENCSRVGTVTVNEEIWDLLSRRAKTVDLAFQQVQDTLTQGLSSLALLADKLAKDAQTNTTICAKDVLQHVMDSLVLISQANWSLNMKRRELIKPDLESPFTKLCKPEIAPTTKLFGDDLSKQLKELTEVSRVGKQLQKKAPEQKRFYQKPYDRPRHTSNRKTIMGKKPFLAYGRATFQAGTSHKKSNQKSH, encoded by the coding sequence ATGTCCGCTTCCCGAGAAGACGAACGAAATTCGCAGGAAGATAAGAATTCATCGCAAGAAGTCGGCATTGGTGCCTTGGCGGGAATTTTGCAGGGAATTCAGACTTCGCTGGCAGACCTTTCTGCAGCTACGAAGAGCCAGTCAGCCGCTTTCCAAAGCCTCCATGAAGACCTTCTTCTCCGTGAGGACTCAAGCGAAGAACACAAGGACAACGATAGCGGGGAAACTAGTACGGTTGACCCAACTAATGTTGTGACTGCCTTGCTTGCCTCGAGCGGTGATGGTGTCAACTGCCAACCTACTACCAGTCAGGCAAGTTCTGACACAGAGCAAAAATCTGACTTACTTGATAGCCTGACACAGGCTTTTATTTCTTCTGTAAAGAAGTCTCCACCTATTGCTACCCAAATTGCTGATCTGATCGACAACATTTTATCAGGAAAGCTCTCCTCCGACACGGTGAAAGAGCGCGGCGAGAAGTATTTCCCGCCAGAAAACTGTAGCCGTGTCGGCACAGTTACGGTCAATGAAGAAATCTGGGACTTGTTATCCAGACGTGCTAAAACTGTTGATCTCGCTTTCCAGCAAGTACAAGATACCCTGACTCAGGGGCTTTCCTCTCTTGCACTTCTGGCTGATAAGTTAGCCAAGGATGCACAGACCAACACAACTATCTGCGCAAAAGACGTCTTGCAACACGTCATGGATAGTCTTGTGCTTATTAGCCAAGCGAACTGGAGCTTGAACATGAAGAGACGCGAACTGATCAAACCTGACCTAGAATCCCCCTTTACAAAGTTATGTAAACCAGAAATAGCTCCTACCACCAAACTTTTTGGTGATGATCTATCCAAGCAGTTGAAAGAACTGACCGAGGTAAGCCGAGTGGGAAaacaattgcaaaagaaagccCCAGAACAGAAACGTTTCTACCAGAAACCATATGACCGACCACGGCATACCTCAAACAGAAAGACTATCATGGGAAAGAAGCCTTTTTTGGCGTACGGCCGTGCGACTTTCCAGGCAGGAACGTCGCACAAGAAAAGCAACCAGAAGAGCCATTAA